Proteins from one Limanda limanda chromosome 4, fLimLim1.1, whole genome shotgun sequence genomic window:
- the pusl1 gene encoding tRNA pseudouridine synthase-like 1 — protein sequence MHCCPRYLIFFQYIGSRYSGAAKVPPHQLWKKGIQDHLEDAIRRLRPINPVSLSISSRTDTGVHALCNSAHFDLQRRDNKAPFTEDVLVEALNFHLGTEQIRITHAHRVSDNFHARFRADSRTYVYRIALGVSHRSLLPLTDHDLCWSLRNTELDVGAMRTAAALLVGTHNFNSFRAVSSDMPFKSPVKTLDVADVQPGSSFSHTHFHRNIPLWELTFTSRSFLYRQVRRMTGALVAVGQGALSVPQLKDVLEAQDSLAFPQGVTAPAHGLFLTRVNYRDEDLQFSQQTSEEHLPST from the exons ATGCACTGCTGCCCACGTTACCTCATCTTCTTTCAATACATTGGATCCAGATACAG TGGTGCAGCGAAGGTGCCTCCGCATCAGCTGTGGAAGAAAGGCATCCAGGACCATTTAGAG GATGCCATAAGGAGGCTGAGGCCCATCAACCCGGTGTCTCTGTCGATCTCCAGCAGGACAGACACAGGCGTCCACGCCCTCTGTAACTCCGCCCACTTTGACCTCCAGCGCAGAGACAACAAGGCTCCGTTCACTGAGGACGTTCTTGTTGAGGCCCTGAATTTTCACCTCGGAACCGAACAAATCAG GATCACCCATGCCCACCGCGTGTCGGACAACTTCCATGCCCGTTTCCGTGCCGACTCTCGGACCTACGTCTACCGGATCGCCCTGGGAGTCTCCCACCGCTCCCTGCTTCCCCTCACAGATCACGATCTGTGCTGGTCCCTCCGCAACAC GGAGCTGGATGTGGGAGCCATGCGCACCGCTGCCGCCCTGCTGGTTGGGACTCACAACTTCAACAGCTTCAGGGCGGTCAGCTCGGACATGCCGTTTAAAAGCCCCGTCAAGACGCTGGATGTGGCCGACGTTCAGCCAGGAagctctttctcacacacacacttccacag GAACATCCCACTCTGGGAGCTGACTTTCACAAGCAGATCTTTTCTCTATAGACAG GTGCGGAGGATGACGGGGGCCCTGGTGGCTGTGGGCCAGGGGGCGCTGTCAGTGCCCCAGCTGAAGGACGTATTGGAGGCTCAGGACTCTTTAGCCTTTCCACAGGGTGTGACTGCCCCAGCTCACGGCCTCTTCCTCACCAGAGTGAACTACAGAGACGAAG ACCTGCAGTTTTCCCAACAGACTTCAGAGGAACATCTTCCCTCCACTTGA